The window CCTGAGCTGGCCAGCAGTAATGCGGCCGCGCTTACAGAGGCAACGGGACGGAAACGGACAAGGTTCAGCATAGGGAATCTCTTTTTGTCGTCGTTAGTTAACTTTTTATTGCTGTTCGTTAAAACGTCGCTGTCAGCGGAGAATATTCAGCGCAGTCCATCCGGGACTATCGTGCAGCATATAGCAGAAGCCCTTGTTTTTGTTACGCTTTTTCGCGCCAATTCTATCGGCTGGTGAAGCTGTTTTTGATGACCGGAGACACCCTCCCGTGCAGACCCGGCATAGGCTGACTGATCCTCTTCTGGTATAAAGTGCGACCCGGCAGCAGTACTTACGGCCGGCACAGAGTCAGATAATCGCGGAGCAACAGACATGGCATTACAGGCATACAAAGTGGAACAGGTTCTGGTATTTGCAACCCGTGGTACCGAAGCCAAGATGCTGGCCGCACCGCTGATACGGCCAATGGAAGAATGGCGTGAAGATGTCGCCGGCTGGGTGGCGCTGCGCTCAGAGCGCGCGCCGGAATTTGACGAACTGTACGATCCGCAACGCACCGAGCCTTATGTGCACGCCGCATCCTGATCCGGCGGTAACGACCCCGAGAGCAATACCGCCGCTCCGTACTGCGCGCTGCCGTACTGAATCATACGCGCCAGATTGTCGAGGCTGACCGGCACATAGAGGTTATCGGTCGCCACCTGATCAAGATCGGCATCCACATCCGGGTCATTGATATAGCCGTAATCATCATCCACCGACACCAGCCACACCCAGTGCGGTGCTTTATTGCGGTTAAGACGCCAGGTACTGATTAACAACAGAATGCGGTAACCCGCCGCCAGCGCCTGACGCAGGTCATCCACACTTTTATTGCCGACCTCGGTAATAATTCCGGCGTTGTCACAGCGCGTCTGAAAATCATCACCGACCAGCTGAATAACCTCACGCTTGTGCGTACTGCGCACACCATCCAGAAACGCCACACGAATATCCGACAGCCACAACCGCACCGCAAAACCACGACTGTGCGCCGCCAGAGCCAATCCCTGCGGTGAGGTTCCGCCATGACCGGTGGTCAGATAAATAGTGGTTGCCTCGCGCCACAGATTCAGTTCATGCAGACGATTCAGCACCACACTTTTATCCAGACTGCGCATCGCCATCAGCAAGGCGGCCGGGCCGCAGGTAAAAGGCGTGGTCTGGGCATAAAACGGGATTTTATCCGGTACAGGAATCGCGCCGCGCAGGTGTTTTTCCATACGCCAGCCATCGGCACCATCTTCATAATATTGCTTGAGGGTACGCAAACGGCGATAGCCATAACGCTCATACAATGCCAGAGCGCCAGCGTTATCCTTACGCACTTCAAGACGCATAAACAATACATGACGGGCCAGCGCCCGCTCTTCCACCCAGCGCAGCAATTGCAGCCCCAGACCCTGTCCGCGGGCCTCAGGTGCAACCGCCAGAGAATATAAACGCGCCAGCGAGGTGCCACGATGAAACAGCACCAGCGCATAGGCCTGAATGCCGCCCTGCGGAGAGTCCAGACACCAGAGCTCACTGTGCTCGCTGCGGATAAAATGACGGAAGCGCCGTGCATTCAGACAATCACCGCTGAATACCTGCGCTTCAAGTGCACTCAACGCCGCAACGTCGCTAATTTCCGCCAGTCGGGGATGCATAAAAATCCGTCATTTTCAGAACCAGAAAAGATCAGCCGGTCGCATAGCGCACGGGCTGACAATGCCGCTGAGCATAGTCTTCGCGCCGGCCGAAAAAAAGTAGCGCCGGCGCTATTTTTTTACTGGCGAAAGTCGCGCCCCCTGCATACTATGATTTTTCAGCCAGCACTGTTCTGGTGCCGCTGCCTGCTGACACCCGCAACCGTCAGGCGATGGACTGC of the Thalassolituus hydrocarboniclasticus genome contains:
- a CDS encoding GNAT family N-acetyltransferase/peptidase C39 family protein, which produces MHPRLAEISDVAALSALEAQVFSGDCLNARRFRHFIRSEHSELWCLDSPQGGIQAYALVLFHRGTSLARLYSLAVAPEARGQGLGLQLLRWVEERALARHVLFMRLEVRKDNAGALALYERYGYRRLRTLKQYYEDGADGWRMEKHLRGAIPVPDKIPFYAQTTPFTCGPAALLMAMRSLDKSVVLNRLHELNLWREATTIYLTTGHGGTSPQGLALAAHSRGFAVRLWLSDIRVAFLDGVRSTHKREVIQLVGDDFQTRCDNAGIITEVGNKSVDDLRQALAAGYRILLLISTWRLNRNKAPHWVWLVSVDDDYGYINDPDVDADLDQVATDNLYVPVSLDNLARMIQYGSAQYGAAVLLSGSLPPDQDAACT